A part of Caretta caretta isolate rCarCar2 chromosome 1, rCarCar1.hap1, whole genome shotgun sequence genomic DNA contains:
- the LOC142070189 gene encoding uncharacterized protein LOC142070189 — MQSSSAEVTMMESQNRKRAPAWTEREVRDLIAVWGEESVLSELRSSFRNAKTFLKISQGMKDRGHNRDPKQCHVKLKELRQAYQKTREANSRSGSEPQTCRFYDELHAILGGSATTAPAVLFDSFNGDGGNTEVGFGDEEDDDEEEVVDSSQQASGETGFPDSQELFLTLDLEPVPPEPTQGCLLDPAGGEGTPAACVSMITGSSPSQRLVKLRKKKKTHSR; from the exons atgcagagctcatcagcagaggtgaccatgatggagtcccagaatcgcaaaagagctccagcatggaccgaacgggaggtacgggatctgatcgctgtttggggagaggaatccgtgctatcagaactccgttccagttttcgaaatgccaaaacctttctgaaaatctcccagggcatgaaggacagaggccataacagggacccgaagcagtgccacgtgaaactgaaggagctgaggcaagcctaccagaaaaccagagaggcgaacagccgctctgggtcagagccccaaacatgccgcttctatgatgagctgcatgccattttagggggttcagccaccactgccccagccgtgttgtttgactccttcaatggagatggaggcaatacggaagtaggttttggggacgaagaagatgatgatgaggaggaggttgtagatagctcacagcaagcaagcggagaaaccggttttcccgacagccaggaactgtttctcaccctagacctggagccagtaccccccgaacccacccaaggctgcctcctggacccagcaggcggagaagggacccctg ctgcatgtgtttcaatgatcacaggatcttctccttcccagaggctagtgaagcttagaaagaaaaaaaaaacgcactcgcgatga